The Pseudanabaena galeata CCNP1313 genome includes a region encoding these proteins:
- a CDS encoding response regulator, whose protein sequence is MSSIRVVLIEDHDLTRMGMKIALQQQVDLVFVGEAATGAEGVSMVNSQQPDVAIVDLGLPDMDGVEVTRQIKAAATDAGRATKVLILTLTDSQETVLAAFAAGADSYCIKDISSENLVQALKLTAEGNSWIDPAIASIVLQQVRRREATVEIDAAEADYKQVLQATPLTERELEVLSEIVNGNSNAEIAERLYITVGTVKTHVRNILNKLCADDRTQAAVRALRAGLVK, encoded by the coding sequence ATGAGTTCGATTCGTGTTGTCCTAATAGAAGACCATGACCTAACCCGCATGGGCATGAAGATCGCTTTGCAACAGCAAGTCGATCTTGTGTTTGTTGGTGAAGCTGCCACAGGCGCAGAAGGCGTGTCAATGGTAAACAGCCAACAACCTGATGTAGCGATCGTCGATTTGGGCTTGCCTGATATGGATGGCGTGGAAGTAACCCGCCAAATTAAGGCGGCGGCTACCGACGCAGGTCGCGCCACTAAAGTTTTGATTCTTACCCTCACCGATAGCCAAGAAACAGTATTAGCCGCCTTTGCCGCAGGTGCAGATTCCTATTGCATCAAAGATATTAGTTCTGAAAATCTAGTGCAAGCGCTGAAGCTAACTGCCGAGGGTAACTCATGGATTGACCCTGCGATCGCTAGTATTGTCTTGCAGCAGGTACGTCGCCGCGAGGCAACTGTGGAAATTGATGCAGCAGAGGCTGATTACAAACAAGTTTTGCAAGCAACACCCCTGACTGAGCGGGAGCTAGAAGTACTGTCTGAGATCGTAAATGGTAATAGCAATGCTGAAATTGCCGAGCGACTTTATATTACGGTTGGCACGGTGAAAACCCATGTGCGGAATATTTTGAATAAGCTATGTGCTGACGATCGCACCCAAGCAGCAGTTCGCGCTCTGAGAGCAGGGCTAGTTAAATAA
- a CDS encoding lipoxygenase family protein: protein MIFSLLNGVARILNFLSAKLADLANLISRRSKSSKYPLLPQNDPEISQRQASLNQARQLYQYNYTYIDSLPMVEKVPTNERFSLSWGLLVGKVVVRVLLNDRANPLLLEKSKDVCKVKQLDFSKRLLAASMAHSDSAIVELLSEIPTFLETEPTNIEGSNIKEYNNLFWVISLPAISQNFTSNSEFARLRVAGFNPLMIQQVKTLDAKFPLTEEQFKTVLADDSLAEAGSSGRLYLADYAELTAIAGGTFPKGEQKYINAPLALFAVPKGKNSLTPIAIQLGQDPNTNPIFLRQAGDEPNWLLAKTVVQIADANYHQLISHLGRTHLFIEPFAIATNRQLASNHPLYILLKPHFQGTLAINDAAQSGLVSAGGTVDSLLAGSIATSRAVSVRGVKTYNFDEAMLPVALKKRGVDDPNLLPDYPYRDDALLVWEAIATWVKNYLSIYYFKDDDVIRDSELQAWVQEIISDNGGRVTSFGQGGQIRTIDYLVSAVTMLIFTASAQHAAVNFPQSDLMTYAPAIPLASYAPAPTTTTGAKEADFFAMLPPIDQAKSQLTMTYILGSVYYTTLGEYGTDYFSDDRIQQPLRDFQDQLKAIESTIKSRNEQRVADYNYLRPSRIPQSINI from the coding sequence ATGATCTTCTCGCTTTTGAATGGTGTTGCCAGAATATTAAATTTCCTCTCGGCTAAGTTAGCAGACTTAGCCAATTTAATATCAAGGCGATCGAAGTCGAGTAAATATCCTCTGCTGCCTCAGAATGATCCCGAAATTTCTCAACGGCAAGCATCACTAAATCAAGCTAGGCAGCTTTATCAGTACAACTACACCTACATTGACTCCTTGCCAATGGTAGAAAAAGTGCCTACTAATGAGCGGTTCTCCTTATCTTGGGGATTGCTCGTTGGTAAAGTTGTGGTCAGAGTTTTATTAAATGATCGAGCAAATCCCCTGCTCTTAGAGAAGAGCAAGGATGTTTGCAAAGTCAAGCAACTGGACTTCTCTAAGCGTTTGCTTGCAGCAAGCATGGCTCATTCAGATTCTGCAATAGTAGAGCTACTTTCAGAAATACCAACGTTTTTAGAGACTGAGCCGACCAACATTGAAGGCTCAAATATTAAGGAGTACAACAATCTTTTTTGGGTTATTTCGTTACCCGCCATCAGCCAAAATTTCACGAGCAATTCAGAATTTGCCAGACTGCGCGTTGCTGGGTTCAACCCTCTGATGATTCAACAGGTTAAAACTTTAGATGCAAAATTCCCTTTAACTGAAGAGCAATTTAAGACAGTTTTAGCAGATGATTCGCTTGCCGAAGCAGGATCGTCTGGACGTTTATATCTAGCTGATTATGCAGAGCTAACGGCGATCGCAGGTGGGACATTCCCCAAGGGAGAGCAGAAATACATTAATGCTCCCTTAGCTCTGTTTGCGGTTCCTAAAGGTAAAAATAGCCTTACGCCGATCGCCATTCAACTAGGACAAGACCCCAACACCAATCCCATCTTTTTACGTCAAGCTGGGGATGAACCCAACTGGCTATTAGCGAAAACCGTTGTCCAGATCGCTGATGCTAATTACCATCAATTAATTAGCCATTTGGGTAGAACCCATTTATTTATTGAGCCTTTTGCGATCGCCACTAATCGTCAACTTGCTAGCAATCATCCTTTGTATATCTTGCTGAAACCTCACTTCCAAGGTACTCTAGCAATCAATGATGCCGCCCAATCGGGACTAGTTAGTGCGGGCGGAACAGTTGATAGTCTTTTGGCAGGCAGTATTGCCACATCCCGCGCTGTGTCAGTGCGTGGAGTCAAAACCTACAACTTTGACGAAGCCATGTTGCCTGTAGCGCTGAAGAAGAGGGGCGTTGATGATCCGAACTTGTTGCCAGACTATCCCTATCGCGATGATGCTTTATTAGTTTGGGAAGCAATCGCTACTTGGGTGAAGAATTATCTATCCATCTATTACTTCAAGGATGATGATGTGATCAGAGATTCTGAACTGCAAGCTTGGGTACAAGAAATTATCTCTGACAATGGTGGTCGCGTGACTAGTTTTGGGCAGGGTGGACAGATTCGCACCATAGATTATTTAGTTAGTGCCGTGACTATGTTGATCTTTACTGCAAGCGCTCAACATGCGGCGGTGAATTTCCCTCAAAGCGACTTGATGACTTACGCTCCTGCCATACCTCTAGCGAGCTATGCTCCTGCTCCGACCACAACCACAGGCGCAAAGGAGGCGGATTTCTTTGCGATGTTGCCGCCAATCGATCAAGCTAAGAGTCAACTGACGATGACTTATATTCTTGGTTCAGTTTATTACACGACTTTAGGCGAGTATGGTACTGATTACTTCAGCGACGATCGCATTCAGCAGCCCTTACGCGATTTTCAAGATCAGTTAAAAGCGATCGAATCTACGATCAAGTCTCGCAATGAACAACGGGTTGCAGATTATAACTATTTGAGACCATCACGGATTCCCCAAAGCATTAATATCTAA
- a CDS encoding TPM domain-containing protein, translating into MKVKLTGIICLIFLLWVVLLPTVPLHAIPISDIPNPRKLNGTWVSDVANILSADTESRLNRRISQLAANNSSEIAVVTLPDTIPSVTVKAYATELFNTWGIGKRGIDNGVLFLISVNDRRIEIETGRGVSPYISDRQVKQIIEDLITPEFKRQNYDLGIINGVEEIAGRLEKINFYPFPFMPIYSSIGLIGIAIALSGVILIVIKIREWRQTLPTVSKELQNPVVFQLRIPQLTEFTSLGMLLMVLGLAAIAVSINAWVLSQELLTSLFIQPINQLLVTVLINLIVAFTSLQLWLSIEKFWLAQLTVIFQTPIQRYGGTRFGFERSSLIIVLHLPALVVLWLITSTSILLTIPSHLLFAGTNLVMAMGYQFIWLHIVNNLYLDMRLAKEQRFCQNCRNLVQHVASDVTNQYLTKPELKAIELGNTTYTVYSCDRCYPPTNQSAKSDRQHVYCQPNILKEETICPVCSYATMIPADLKQSRKPKKFPKKASKDAISMRQCQNCFHEEPVYPFIPAPVRYSSSNDYSSSSDSSSSSSSHDSYDYGSYSGSDFGGGGGGSDGGGAGGDW; encoded by the coding sequence ATGAAGGTTAAATTAACTGGGATTATCTGTTTAATATTCTTGCTATGGGTAGTTCTATTACCCACAGTACCTTTACACGCAATTCCCATTAGTGACATTCCTAATCCTAGAAAATTGAATGGAACTTGGGTGAGTGATGTCGCGAATATTTTAAGTGCTGATACTGAATCTCGACTCAATCGCCGAATTTCTCAACTAGCGGCTAACAACAGTTCAGAAATCGCAGTAGTGACATTGCCAGATACCATCCCATCGGTAACGGTTAAAGCCTATGCAACGGAATTATTTAATACTTGGGGCATTGGTAAACGGGGTATTGATAATGGCGTATTGTTTCTGATCTCAGTAAACGATCGCAGGATTGAAATCGAAACTGGGCGAGGGGTTTCTCCATATATTAGCGATCGCCAAGTAAAGCAAATTATCGAAGATCTGATTACTCCTGAGTTTAAGCGTCAAAACTACGATCTCGGCATCATTAATGGTGTAGAGGAAATAGCGGGTCGTTTAGAGAAAATCAATTTTTATCCTTTTCCCTTTATGCCCATTTACAGCAGTATCGGACTTATTGGCATAGCGATCGCTCTGAGTGGTGTGATATTGATCGTTATCAAAATTCGAGAATGGCGACAAACATTACCAACTGTTAGTAAAGAACTTCAAAATCCTGTTGTTTTTCAGTTACGTATTCCTCAATTGACGGAATTTACTAGTTTAGGAATGTTGTTAATGGTACTTGGGCTAGCTGCGATCGCCGTTAGCATCAATGCATGGGTACTATCTCAAGAACTGTTAACTAGCTTATTTATTCAGCCCATTAATCAACTTTTAGTTACAGTACTGATTAACTTGATAGTTGCCTTTACTTCTCTACAGTTGTGGTTGAGTATTGAAAAATTTTGGTTGGCTCAGTTAACTGTCATTTTCCAAACTCCAATACAGCGCTACGGAGGAACTCGATTTGGATTTGAACGTTCTAGCTTGATCATTGTTTTGCATTTACCTGCTTTAGTTGTGCTATGGCTAATTACAAGTACTTCAATTTTGTTGACAATTCCTAGTCACTTGTTATTTGCAGGGACAAACTTAGTTATGGCGATGGGATATCAATTTATATGGCTGCATATAGTCAATAACCTATACCTTGACATGCGTTTAGCGAAGGAACAGCGTTTTTGTCAAAACTGTCGAAATCTCGTTCAGCATGTAGCTTCAGATGTAACTAATCAGTACTTAACCAAGCCAGAGTTAAAAGCTATTGAGCTAGGAAATACCACTTACACAGTATATTCTTGCGATCGCTGCTATCCTCCAACTAATCAATCTGCTAAAAGCGATCGTCAGCATGTTTATTGCCAGCCTAATATTTTAAAAGAAGAAACAATTTGCCCTGTATGTAGCTATGCGACAATGATTCCAGCAGACCTTAAGCAATCTCGTAAGCCCAAGAAATTCCCCAAAAAAGCTTCTAAAGATGCCATTAGTATGCGTCAATGTCAAAACTGTTTTCATGAAGAACCTGTCTATCCTTTCATCCCTGCACCTGTGCGTTATTCCAGTAGTAACGACTATAGCAGTTCGAGCGATAGTTCCAGTAGTTCTAGTAGCCATGATTCCTACGATTATGGAAGTTATTCTGGTAGTGATTTTGGCGGTGGCGGTGGCGGTAGCGATGGCGGCGGTGCGGGTGGAGACTGGTGA
- a CDS encoding DEAD/DEAH box helicase — protein MPDSQVDSAKLYEAMTASYNKLLPLEKQMIQVFAIAYEPVNRSVYFDSLLQLGLKDKDNKHFTGISLKTYTDRFLKLNLLTQDRSQGLQCHTSLIDIAARDAVKSGQFEKIATVIELQIPVPSYGRTDSRTFRSESQFIREVRIGIYRQDIKFVTKQFEDFYRYGYSQQKITLDAILYQVCSNPFDPEWFQTLQLEFYEIALATILTNGMLKLKPTDAALTLLQKEFQEEGDRCTDQLLLILIEQSLLRADLQTVQEAYNRLSIAYKDAGDALLAWLYFLKGDRELAIAQFRQSLKMIRKATGKRQVYFSGEPGLFFILALIQEGTAESMREAEGYTAIMVKQTNHWLQVSYSRLQKVLKFQLGDIPQKDLLSSEYIHNHTESHCLEALISALCLYWANPEKSRIELPKILEPLLKQSVNAGYHWISMEAAELLGELAPNSIHQKHAHKLRQSNQIPTIVNLIRPQETWELSLNALLNLSKSPQEQSKSASNSPQRLVWFITFNKGICTIQPREQKVNAKGVWSAGRNIAVKRLKESVHEFPYMTPQDILVCSHVQVYSYHGYYGQSQYEFDEDTICALVGHPLVFWEDSPTTRVDIVKGEPELLVKASKGDRLVLEFSPQLKDGQNFVVTKESPTRLKVTQVTESHRRITEIIGRKNRLEIPVAAKEKVLAAIHGISSIVTVHSDIGGGVSDAEEVPSDSKPHVHVLPAGSGLKVAVLARPFANAGAYYRPGTGGATVLAEIDGKRLQATRNLKEEKKLANEAIAACLTLGNYEEHESEWTIDDPEFCLELLLELQALGDRIVLEWPEGEKMKISHRAGFGDFRMSINQSRDWFAAEGELRLGDDKVLDMQRLLELLDKTPSRFIPLGDGQFIALTQQFRNRLDEFRRLSEKHGKGTRFHPLAALALEDFVDEIDDLKADKHWKAHVKRIKEMRNFVPQLPSTLQADLRDYQIEGFEWLARLAHWGVGACLADDMGLGKTLQSLALILTRASQGSTLIVAPTSVCMNWISEAAKFAPTLNVIVFGTGDRQKVLDNLQPFDMVICSYGLLQQEDVAEKLAKVQWQTVVLDEAQAIKNTATKRSQAAMNLQSGFKLITTGTPIENHLGELWNLFRFINPGLLGSLDSFNTNYANPIERSQDREARNQLKKLIQPFILRRTKNQVLQELPSRTEVTLQVELTKEELAFYEALRREAVAKLSNTDANAGQKHLQVLAEIMKLRRACCNTKLVRPDIPLPSSKLQLFGEVVNELLDNKHKALVFSQFVDHLHIIRDYLDSQKISYQYLDGSTPAKDRKKRVEAFQGGEGDVFLISLKAGGTGLNLTAADYVIHMDPWWNPAVEDQASDRAHRIGQKRPVTIYRLVAKGTIEEKIVDLHAHKRDLADSLLEGTDMSGKVTTDALLQLINEI, from the coding sequence ATGCCTGATTCTCAAGTTGATTCTGCGAAGCTTTATGAAGCCATGACAGCTAGTTACAACAAATTGTTGCCACTAGAGAAACAGATGATCCAAGTATTTGCGATCGCTTATGAACCAGTTAATCGCAGCGTATATTTTGACTCTCTACTTCAGCTTGGACTCAAGGACAAAGATAATAAGCACTTTACGGGGATTAGTTTAAAGACATATACTGATCGATTTTTAAAATTAAACTTACTCACCCAAGATCGTTCTCAAGGCTTACAATGCCATACTTCTTTGATCGATATTGCCGCGCGTGATGCCGTGAAATCAGGACAATTTGAGAAGATTGCCACTGTGATCGAGTTACAAATTCCTGTGCCATCTTACGGTAGAACTGATTCACGGACTTTCAGGAGTGAATCGCAATTTATCCGTGAAGTCAGGATTGGTATTTACCGCCAAGATATTAAGTTTGTCACTAAGCAGTTTGAAGACTTCTATCGCTATGGCTATTCCCAACAAAAAATTACCTTAGATGCAATTTTATATCAAGTCTGTAGCAACCCCTTCGATCCTGAATGGTTCCAGACCTTACAACTAGAATTCTATGAAATCGCTTTAGCAACAATTTTAACCAATGGAATGCTAAAGTTGAAGCCAACTGATGCAGCTTTGACACTTCTACAAAAGGAATTTCAAGAAGAAGGCGATCGCTGTACCGATCAGTTACTACTAATTTTGATCGAGCAGAGTCTATTACGTGCTGATTTGCAAACTGTCCAAGAAGCCTACAATCGCCTATCGATTGCCTATAAAGATGCTGGGGATGCTCTATTGGCTTGGTTATATTTTCTGAAAGGCGATCGCGAATTGGCGATCGCGCAGTTTCGCCAATCCCTAAAGATGATCAGAAAAGCTACAGGTAAGCGTCAAGTTTACTTCAGTGGTGAACCGGGGCTATTTTTCATATTAGCGCTGATTCAGGAAGGCACTGCTGAAAGTATGCGCGAAGCCGAAGGCTATACGGCAATCATGGTAAAGCAGACAAATCATTGGCTACAGGTTTCTTATAGCAGATTGCAAAAAGTTTTGAAGTTCCAATTGGGAGATATCCCCCAAAAGGATTTGCTCAGCAGTGAATATATCCACAATCACACAGAGAGCCATTGCCTTGAAGCACTTATTAGTGCGCTCTGTCTTTATTGGGCAAATCCTGAAAAATCTAGAATCGAATTACCCAAAATCCTCGAACCATTGCTCAAACAATCGGTAAATGCAGGATATCATTGGATATCGATGGAAGCAGCCGAATTATTGGGAGAACTTGCCCCTAACTCTATTCATCAAAAACATGCTCACAAATTGCGCCAAAGCAACCAAATTCCCACTATTGTCAATCTGATCCGTCCTCAAGAAACTTGGGAACTAAGTCTGAATGCATTGCTAAATCTTAGCAAATCGCCACAGGAACAGTCAAAATCAGCTAGTAATTCACCCCAACGTTTGGTTTGGTTTATTACTTTTAATAAGGGAATCTGTACGATCCAGCCGCGTGAACAGAAGGTTAATGCTAAAGGTGTGTGGAGTGCAGGGCGTAACATTGCAGTCAAGCGACTGAAGGAGTCGGTGCATGAGTTTCCCTACATGACTCCACAGGATATTCTTGTATGTTCCCATGTGCAAGTATATTCCTATCATGGCTATTACGGTCAAAGCCAATATGAATTTGATGAAGATACGATCTGTGCCTTAGTTGGACATCCCTTGGTATTCTGGGAAGATTCGCCAACTACTCGTGTTGATATTGTCAAAGGGGAACCAGAACTGCTCGTCAAAGCAAGTAAGGGCGATCGCTTAGTCTTAGAATTTTCGCCACAATTGAAGGATGGACAAAACTTTGTGGTCACGAAGGAAAGCCCCACGCGCCTTAAGGTGACACAGGTGACCGAATCCCATCGTCGTATCACTGAGATTATTGGCAGAAAGAACCGCCTCGAAATTCCTGTAGCCGCGAAAGAAAAAGTTCTTGCGGCGATTCATGGCATCTCTTCGATTGTGACTGTGCATTCAGATATTGGCGGCGGTGTCAGTGATGCCGAAGAAGTACCGTCGGATAGCAAACCCCATGTACATGTTTTACCTGCAGGAAGTGGCTTGAAAGTCGCTGTGTTAGCTCGACCCTTTGCCAATGCGGGAGCCTACTATCGTCCGGGGACAGGCGGGGCGACGGTGCTAGCAGAAATAGATGGTAAGCGTTTGCAAGCAACTCGTAATTTAAAGGAAGAGAAAAAGCTAGCAAATGAGGCGATCGCTGCTTGTCTAACCCTAGGTAATTATGAAGAACATGAGAGCGAATGGACGATTGATGATCCCGAATTTTGTTTGGAATTATTACTGGAACTGCAAGCATTAGGCGATCGCATTGTCTTGGAATGGCCAGAGGGTGAGAAGATGAAAATCAGCCATCGCGCTGGCTTTGGTGATTTCAGAATGTCGATCAATCAAAGCCGTGATTGGTTCGCTGCGGAAGGCGAATTACGCCTAGGTGATGACAAGGTACTAGATATGCAGCGCTTATTAGAATTACTTGATAAAACTCCTAGTCGTTTTATTCCCCTTGGTGATGGGCAGTTTATTGCTTTGACCCAACAGTTTCGCAATCGCCTAGATGAGTTCCGTCGCCTATCAGAAAAACATGGCAAAGGCACAAGATTTCATCCATTAGCTGCTTTAGCTCTAGAAGATTTTGTCGATGAAATCGACGATCTCAAAGCCGATAAACATTGGAAAGCACATGTTAAAAGAATTAAGGAAATGCGAAATTTTGTGCCGCAACTTCCCTCCACATTGCAAGCCGATCTCCGTGACTATCAGATTGAGGGCTTTGAATGGTTGGCACGTCTTGCCCATTGGGGAGTTGGTGCTTGCCTAGCCGACGACATGGGCTTAGGCAAAACCTTACAGTCTTTGGCGTTGATTTTGACTCGCGCTTCCCAAGGTTCCACCCTGATCGTTGCGCCAACTTCAGTCTGCATGAACTGGATTAGTGAAGCTGCAAAATTTGCGCCAACGCTGAATGTAATTGTGTTTGGCACAGGCGATCGCCAAAAGGTGCTTGACAATCTTCAACCCTTTGACATGGTGATTTGTAGCTATGGATTACTGCAACAGGAAGATGTCGCCGAAAAACTCGCTAAAGTGCAATGGCAAACAGTTGTGCTGGATGAAGCCCAAGCGATTAAGAACACGGCGACTAAGAGATCACAAGCTGCCATGAATCTTCAAAGTGGCTTCAAACTGATCACGACTGGCACACCAATCGAGAACCATCTCGGCGAACTGTGGAATCTATTTCGGTTTATTAATCCTGGGCTATTGGGTTCCCTCGATAGTTTCAATACGAATTATGCCAATCCAATCGAGCGATCGCAGGATCGAGAAGCTCGCAATCAACTCAAAAAATTAATTCAGCCCTTTATTCTTCGACGTACCAAAAACCAAGTATTGCAAGAGTTACCATCGCGCACCGAAGTCACTCTACAGGTGGAACTCACCAAAGAAGAACTCGCTTTTTATGAAGCATTACGTCGTGAGGCAGTTGCAAAATTAAGCAATACTGATGCTAATGCAGGTCAGAAGCATTTACAAGTTCTTGCGGAAATCATGAAATTGCGCCGTGCCTGCTGTAATACCAAGCTGGTGAGACCCGATATTCCTTTACCTAGTTCTAAGCTTCAGCTTTTTGGCGAAGTGGTCAATGAGTTACTGGACAATAAACACAAGGCGCTAGTATTTAGCCAATTTGTCGATCATCTGCACATCATTCGCGATTATCTAGATTCACAAAAGATCAGCTATCAATATCTTGATGGCAGTACTCCTGCTAAAGATCGCAAAAAGCGTGTGGAGGCTTTCCAAGGGGGTGAAGGTGATGTTTTCCTAATTAGTCTCAAGGCTGGCGGTACGGGTTTAAATCTCACAGCCGCCGATTATGTGATTCACATGGACCCTTGGTGGAATCCTGCGGTGGAAGATCAAGCAAGCGATCGCGCCCATCGCATTGGTCAAAAGCGCCCCGTCACGATTTATCGCCTTGTGGCTAAGGGCACAATCGAAGAGAAGATTGTCGATCTGCACGCTCATAAACGAGATCTGGCGGATAGCTTGCTGGAAGGTACAGATATGAGTGGCAAGGTGACGACTGATGCATTGCTGCAATTGATTAATGAGATTTAG